A single genomic interval of Tursiops truncatus isolate mTurTru1 chromosome 1, mTurTru1.mat.Y, whole genome shotgun sequence harbors:
- the LOC141276699 gene encoding transcription elongation factor A protein-like 8 has protein sequence MGAEVLMLNNVGLFEEQKAGRPETPCVEDSFSVFHVGIISSPKNYRVMSSFQVLSLSCLITLAKACNTMRKILNTQKSCEENEGKAPNMPKAEEDRPMEAVPQEAERNPQPSEEGVSQEAEGNLRGGLTQPGQGYKEDTPVRHLDSEEMIRGVDELERLREETRRVRNTFVMMHWEQRHSRSRPHPVCFRP, from the exons ATGGGTGCGGAAGTGCTAATGCTGAACAACGTTGGCTTGTTTGAGGAACAGAAGGCCGGGAGGCCTGAAACACCTTGTGTGGAGG attctttctcagtttttcaTGTAGGAATCATATCATCACCAAAGAATTACAGGGTCATGTCTTCCTTTCAAGTTCTTTCCTTGTCTTGCCTTATTACACTGGCTAAGGCCTGTAATACAATG agaaaaatactcAACACGCAAAAGTCttgtgaagaaaatgaaggaaaagcacCGAACATGCCAAAGGCTGAGGAAGACCGCCCTATGGAAGCTGTACCACAGGAGGCAGAAAGAAATCCTCAACCTTCTGAAGAAGGTGTAAGCCAGGAAGCAGAAGGAAACCTTAGAGGAGGGCTGACTCAGCCTGGTCAGGGATATAAAGAGGACACTCCGGTTAGGCATTTGGACTCAGAAGAAATGATAAGAGGAGTAGATGAGTTGGAAAGGCTTAGGGAAGAGACAAGAAGAGTAAGAAACACGTTTGTGATGATGCATTGGGAGCAAAGACACTCACGCAGCCGTCCTCATCCTGTGTGCTTTAggccttga